One Deltaproteobacteria bacterium DNA segment encodes these proteins:
- a CDS encoding MlaE family lipid ABC transporter permease subunit has protein sequence MSPAGPVRALGALVLRSLRGLGRFALFTASVLRAGSRPPLRLRRLVGEIYDAGVLSLLIVCVSGFAVGMVLGLQGHNTLSRFGAEESLGAVVGLSLIRELGPVLTSLLVAGRAGSAMAAEIAAMGVTEQLDGLRMMSVDPLDFVVAPKAFGMIVAMPLLSTLFVVFGILGGWTVGVALLGGDPGSYLSTLEQAVAFREDVVGGILKGVVFGLLVGFVATFRGYTARTTTAGVSAAATSTVVIASVATLIFDYFITALWGY, from the coding sequence ATGAGCCCCGCCGGCCCCGTGCGCGCGCTCGGCGCCCTGGTCCTGCGCTCGCTGCGCGGGCTCGGCCGCTTCGCGCTCTTCACGGCCTCGGTGCTGCGCGCCGGCAGCCGCCCCCCGCTGCGCCTGCGCCGCCTCGTCGGCGAGATCTACGACGCCGGGGTGCTGTCGCTCCTGATCGTCTGCGTCTCGGGCTTCGCCGTGGGCATGGTGCTGGGGCTCCAGGGCCACAACACGCTCTCGCGCTTCGGCGCCGAGGAGAGCCTCGGCGCGGTGGTCGGCCTGTCGCTGATCCGCGAGCTCGGGCCGGTGCTCACCTCGCTCCTGGTGGCGGGCCGCGCGGGCTCGGCGATGGCGGCCGAGATCGCGGCCATGGGCGTCACCGAGCAGCTCGACGGCCTGCGCATGATGTCGGTCGACCCGCTCGACTTCGTGGTGGCGCCCAAGGCCTTCGGCATGATCGTCGCGATGCCGCTGCTCTCGACCCTCTTCGTGGTCTTCGGGATCCTCGGCGGCTGGACGGTCGGGGTGGCGCTGCTCGGGGGCGACCCGGGCTCGTACCTCTCGACGCTCGAGCAGGCGGTCGCGTTCCGGGAGGACGTGGTCGGGGGCATCCTGAAGGGCGTGGTCTTCGGCCTGCTGGTGGGCTTCGTGGCCACCTTCCGGGGCTACACCGCACGGACCACGACGGCCGGCGTCAGCGCGGCCGCGACCTCGACCGTGGTGATCGCCTCGGTGGCGACGCTCATCTTCGACTACTTCATCACGGCGCTCTGGGGGTACTGA
- a CDS encoding ATP-binding cassette domain-containing protein, protein MQVEARDLHFARGDRRIFRGLSCAFPRGKISVVAAASGGGKTTLLRMIACLLQPDRGSLVVDGTQDLARLGREEVVRYRRRVGMLFQFGALLDTFTLYDNVALPLREHSELGEDEIHGEVRRVFEAVGLEGVDHLLPGELSGGMVKRAGLARALIEKPELLLCDEPFSGLDPPTVRRVEELLVAVNRRFGATLVVTSHHPQSTLRIADHLVMIGEGAAVEGEPRELMRRDAGAAEFFLDALPPPASGAAAR, encoded by the coding sequence TTGCAGGTCGAGGCGCGCGATCTCCACTTCGCTCGCGGCGACCGCCGGATCTTCCGCGGGCTGAGCTGCGCGTTCCCGCGCGGGAAGATCAGCGTGGTCGCGGCGGCGAGCGGCGGGGGCAAGACCACGCTCCTGCGCATGATCGCCTGCCTGCTCCAGCCCGACCGCGGGAGCCTCGTGGTGGACGGCACGCAGGACCTGGCCCGGCTCGGGCGCGAGGAGGTGGTGCGCTACCGCCGGCGGGTCGGGATGCTGTTCCAGTTCGGCGCGCTCCTCGATACCTTCACGCTCTACGACAACGTGGCGCTCCCGCTGCGCGAGCACAGCGAGCTCGGCGAGGACGAGATCCACGGCGAGGTGCGGCGCGTGTTCGAGGCGGTCGGCCTGGAGGGCGTCGACCACCTGCTGCCCGGCGAGCTGTCGGGCGGCATGGTGAAGCGGGCGGGCCTGGCGCGCGCGCTCATCGAGAAGCCCGAGCTGCTGCTCTGCGACGAGCCCTTCTCGGGGCTCGATCCCCCGACCGTGCGGCGCGTCGAGGAGCTGCTCGTGGCCGTGAACCGCCGCTTCGGCGCCACCCTCGTCGTCACCTCGCACCACCCGCAGTCGACGCTGCGCATCGCCGACCACCTGGTGATGATCGGGGAGGGCGCCGCGGTGGAGGGCGAGCCGCGCGAGCTGATGCGCCGCGACGCCGGAGCGGCCGAGTTCTTCCTCGACGCGCTGCCTCCCCCGGCGTCCGGGGCCGCGGCGCGATGA
- the mlaD gene encoding outer membrane lipid asymmetry maintenance protein MlaD — protein MRESPARELWVGLFVLAGLAALAWLSFSVGGVESLRAGGLQLTATFDEIGGLKKRAQVVISGVRVGQVKSIDLSDDFRARVTLDVDAALALPADTSASILTSGVLGDQYIALEPGGDPETLHSGEQISFTQSAVILERLIGKLIQNLGSGSKE, from the coding sequence ATGCGCGAGTCACCGGCAAGGGAGCTGTGGGTCGGCCTGTTCGTGCTGGCCGGGCTGGCGGCGTTGGCCTGGCTGTCGTTCTCGGTGGGCGGGGTGGAATCCCTGCGCGCCGGCGGCCTCCAGCTCACCGCGACCTTCGACGAGATCGGCGGGCTCAAGAAGCGCGCCCAGGTGGTGATCAGCGGCGTCCGGGTCGGACAGGTCAAGTCGATCGACCTGTCGGACGATTTCCGGGCGCGGGTCACGCTCGACGTCGACGCGGCGCTAGCGTTGCCGGCCGACACCTCGGCGTCGATCCTGACCTCGGGGGTGCTCGGCGACCAGTACATCGCGCTCGAGCCGGGCGGAGACCCGGAGACGCTGCACTCCGGGGAGCAGATCTCGTTCACGCAGAGCGCGGTGATCCTCGAGCGGCTGATCGGCAAGCTGATCCAGAATCTCGGCTCGGGCTCGAAGGAGTAG
- a CDS encoding SIMPL domain-containing protein (The SIMPL domain is named for its presence in mouse protein SIMPL (signalling molecule that associates with mouse pelle-like kinase). Bacterial member BP26, from Brucella, was shown to assemble into a channel-like structure, while YggE from E. coli has been associated with resistance to oxidative stress.) yields MAGLRDDRSSPVLAALLLGLGVAAAGWLGAQGLARLRTQDRFVTVKGSAERIVDADLVVWPLPHTVVGNDLADVQSQLEANSETVRSFFQQAGFGADEIVVSPPRLEDRWAYSYGDQRPPERYRYSTTVTLRTSRVAEALAALRRSGELVSRGVLIGEGSTPEFAYTGLNEIKPELIAEATANARKSAEQFANDSGARLAGIRTANQGVVSIEDRDQGSPQVKKVRVVTTVEYFLRD; encoded by the coding sequence ATGGCGGGGCTGCGCGACGACCGCTCGAGCCCCGTCCTGGCCGCGCTGCTCCTTGGCCTGGGCGTCGCCGCGGCCGGCTGGCTCGGCGCACAGGGCCTCGCCCGGCTGCGCACCCAGGACCGCTTCGTCACGGTCAAGGGCTCGGCGGAGCGCATCGTCGACGCCGACCTCGTCGTCTGGCCGCTGCCCCACACCGTGGTCGGCAACGACCTCGCCGACGTCCAGAGCCAGCTCGAGGCCAACAGCGAGACCGTGCGCTCCTTCTTCCAGCAGGCCGGCTTCGGGGCCGACGAGATCGTGGTCTCGCCGCCGCGCCTCGAGGACCGCTGGGCCTACAGCTACGGCGACCAGCGCCCGCCCGAGCGCTATCGCTACTCGACGACCGTGACCCTGCGCACGAGCCGCGTCGCCGAAGCGCTCGCGGCGCTGCGCCGCAGCGGTGAGCTCGTGAGCCGCGGCGTCCTGATCGGCGAGGGCAGCACGCCAGAGTTCGCCTACACCGGCCTGAACGAGATCAAGCCCGAGCTGATCGCCGAGGCCACCGCCAACGCCCGCAAGTCCGCCGAGCAGTTCGCGAACGACTCGGGCGCGCGGCTCGCTGGCATCCGCACCGCCAACCAGGGCGTCGTCTCGATCGAGGACCGCGACCAGGGAAGCCCGCAGGTCAAGAAGGTGCGGGTGGTCACGACGGTCGAGTACTTCCTGCGCGACTGA
- a CDS encoding chromate resistance protein produces MAGASSIASLLGYFYGLFSMRTGVSLVVVPGLLSAAAFVWLARRRGRADLADRVLGGIFAGGVATLFYDMCRIPLVHAGLPIFKAISYFGALIVGGTAVTAEAQLAGWAYHYSNGVGFALMYATLAVRDRLWTAVAWGVFLETAMLLTPYAEVFGYTRGREFLAITLGSHLVYGLGLWAGLRLWGRIRRPLPWRLVTTGFLLPALGVGLVGADFHRIHAEKLPPAPPAALGEHLHTTWNVLEVDRIITLWLVKRFIDPDARFALLPPFTRTPYGQPLDVPEAEIRRSGAKAAAEVAIERHSLDSDPALQRLGAIATHFEIHSWAAPPADARELGTVLREQAEQCGPKPDERCLDPLFATLDAWYRTGGSLNPSTGDEH; encoded by the coding sequence TTGGCCGGCGCCTCCTCGATCGCGAGCCTGCTCGGCTACTTCTACGGCTTGTTCTCGATGCGCACCGGCGTGTCGCTCGTCGTTGTCCCGGGTCTCCTCTCCGCCGCGGCCTTCGTATGGCTGGCACGGCGGCGCGGTCGGGCAGACTTGGCCGATCGCGTTCTGGGAGGAATCTTCGCGGGCGGCGTCGCAACGCTGTTCTACGACATGTGTCGAATTCCACTCGTCCATGCTGGCCTCCCGATTTTCAAGGCGATCTCCTACTTCGGAGCGCTCATCGTGGGCGGGACCGCGGTCACTGCGGAGGCGCAGCTGGCGGGCTGGGCCTACCACTATTCGAACGGGGTCGGCTTCGCGCTCATGTATGCCACGCTCGCGGTCCGCGACCGACTCTGGACCGCCGTCGCCTGGGGCGTCTTCCTCGAGACGGCGATGCTGCTGACACCGTACGCGGAGGTCTTTGGCTACACGCGCGGCCGGGAGTTCTTGGCAATCACGCTCGGCTCCCACCTCGTGTACGGATTGGGGCTCTGGGCCGGATTGCGGCTCTGGGGCCGCATCCGTCGGCCGCTGCCCTGGCGGCTCGTCACGACAGGGTTCCTCCTACCGGCGCTCGGGGTCGGCCTCGTCGGGGCCGACTTCCACCGCATCCATGCCGAGAAGCTCCCCCCGGCGCCGCCTGCCGCGCTCGGCGAACATCTTCACACGACGTGGAACGTGCTCGAGGTGGACCGGATCATCACGCTCTGGCTCGTGAAGCGCTTCATCGACCCCGATGCCCGCTTCGCGCTGCTGCCTCCCTTCACGCGGACTCCGTACGGGCAGCCCCTCGACGTGCCGGAAGCGGAGATCCGGCGCTCGGGAGCGAAAGCAGCCGCGGAAGTGGCGATCGAGCGCCACTCGCTCGACTCCGACCCTGCTCTTCAGCGCCTCGGGGCGATCGCGACCCATTTCGAGATCCATTCCTGGGCTGCGCCGCCTGCCGACGCGCGCGAGCTGGGAACCGTCCTGCGCGAGCAAGCCGAGCAATGCGGCCCGAAGCCGGACGAGCGTTGTCTCGATCCACTCTTCGCGACGCTCGATGCCTGGTATCGAACGGGCGGCTCCCTGAATCCTTCGACCGGGGACGAGCACTGA
- a CDS encoding VacJ family lipoprotein produces the protein MGGRSSLACGLLVAAALGAGCAKGPAEDPWQAWNRPVFRVNDAADQWVLRPIARGWSFVTFEELRDSVRRFFFNLAFPSRFVSSVGQGEGLKAADEVGRFLVNSTVGIAGLFDPATHFGFPRHDEDLGQMFGRWGIPPGPYLVLPVLGPSSPRDAVGTGLDLLLNPLLWVDVPVYGLGVLNAVNSRALADDEIQRARATALDFYVFVRDAYVQNRAAAVADREQASPAKGAGPYDDLYDLPDEE, from the coding sequence ATGGGGGGACGGAGCTCGCTCGCGTGTGGGCTGCTGGTGGCGGCTGCGTTGGGTGCCGGCTGCGCGAAGGGGCCCGCCGAGGATCCCTGGCAGGCCTGGAACCGTCCGGTGTTCCGCGTGAACGACGCCGCCGACCAGTGGGTCCTGCGCCCGATCGCACGGGGCTGGAGCTTCGTAACCTTCGAGGAGCTGCGCGACTCCGTGCGGCGCTTCTTCTTCAACCTCGCCTTCCCCTCGCGCTTCGTGAGCAGCGTGGGGCAGGGCGAGGGCCTGAAGGCGGCCGACGAGGTGGGGCGCTTCCTGGTCAACAGCACGGTCGGGATCGCCGGGCTCTTCGACCCCGCCACCCACTTCGGCTTCCCGCGCCACGACGAGGACCTGGGCCAGATGTTCGGGCGCTGGGGGATCCCGCCGGGCCCCTACCTGGTGCTGCCCGTGCTCGGCCCCTCGAGCCCGCGCGACGCGGTGGGCACCGGGCTCGACCTGCTCCTGAACCCCCTCCTGTGGGTCGACGTCCCGGTCTACGGGCTCGGGGTCCTCAACGCCGTCAACAGCCGCGCGCTCGCCGACGACGAGATCCAGCGCGCGCGCGCGACGGCCCTCGACTTCTACGTCTTCGTGCGCGATGCCTACGTCCAGAACCGCGCGGCCGCCGTCGCCGACCGGGAGCAGGCCTCGCCGGCCAAGGGCGCCGGCCCCTACGACGACCTGTACGATCTGCCCGACGAGGAGTGA
- a CDS encoding superoxide dismutase yields MIRYALPDLPYPHDALEPHLSQRIMELHHDRHHRAYVDGANKTVEALADARRKRDFEQIASLERRLAFHVSGHVLHSIFWQNLSPDGGGQPKGELAASLERDFGGFDAFKQQIVSAAATIMGSGWAALVWDPLTRRLGTTQIHDHQSQITQGGVPLLVIDAWEHAYYLQYQTEKKQYFEALWDLWSWEDVARRYALAQKLDLGVAHGTEGLTAPPARS; encoded by the coding sequence GTGATTCGCTACGCACTCCCGGATCTGCCCTACCCGCACGACGCGCTCGAGCCCCATCTCTCGCAGCGGATCATGGAGCTCCACCACGACCGGCATCATCGCGCCTACGTGGACGGGGCGAACAAGACCGTCGAGGCGCTCGCCGACGCCCGGCGCAAGCGCGACTTCGAGCAGATCGCGTCGCTCGAGCGCCGGCTCGCCTTCCACGTGTCCGGGCACGTCCTGCACAGCATCTTCTGGCAGAACCTCTCGCCCGACGGCGGAGGGCAGCCGAAGGGGGAGCTGGCCGCGTCGCTCGAGCGCGATTTCGGCGGCTTCGACGCCTTCAAGCAGCAGATCGTGAGCGCCGCCGCGACCATCATGGGCTCCGGCTGGGCCGCGCTCGTCTGGGACCCCCTCACGCGGAGGCTCGGGACCACGCAGATCCACGACCACCAGTCGCAGATCACCCAGGGCGGTGTCCCGCTGCTCGTGATCGACGCCTGGGAGCACGCCTACTATCTCCAGTACCAGACGGAGAAGAAGCAGTACTTCGAGGCGCTCTGGGACCTCTGGTCCTGGGAGGACGTCGCCCGCCGCTACGCGCTCGCCCAGAAGCTCGACCTCGGCGTCGCGCACGGGACGGAGGGTCTGACGGCGCCGCCCGCGAGGAGCTGA
- a CDS encoding right-handed parallel beta-helix repeat-containing protein, with protein MSAGTKARTVVWGVPVFLLGVLFGPSVSSAALGDVDEDGSLSMADALRVQRHVAGELSLSAAEEAAADVAPWSAVDGPAPDGEVDAGDVVVLLRAISGEISLVPPPVLDAIPSPTTANPQAVTGSSGSGYEVTLYVNGQPQATTTASAGTGAFSFSAILDDANEIHAIASDGVSTSDPSTSQNVAYQNTTPRIQGGTVAAGVHVWTPGNPATPYSVTSTLVVPTGATLILQPGVELRFLGSTQTTGAAELLVNGTLRIQGTAGGVVRLVPETAGTFWNGIRVNGTSATATIESAYIERVFNGIRAEQAWVSVRNSEIRNFAEGSSCSLCVGIRFDNAPGEAVGNLIHRDPPTRRGSAIHVDEASPLLQGNIIRRADEGMRIVGPLVAPAATPSVLGNLIEDNNRGIQIERLASPTISGVNVIRSNTGTGINVQASSREPMPVINGNDIYANGPAGVQQNLAFSGYVDASDLVVNAEGNWWGFASAWEISRRVWDFKVDDSYLDRPHADVVPFLDGPVAAGGGPVAGSFLHGPVTQTLTTLSPGTVYDVVGSIVVPEGKTLSIPQNVTLRIAWDAEILVDGLLSVAGAPGSRVVLTSLSPSAPSLADYWDGLVVRSSPSLSIDQARILYANQPIFATNTPVTVRDSEITYFNAGGIRVVDGTATITGNLIDRESSTSGHVVRLEDTGGTISGNTISQGSFGIYLIHGSSPLIENNTITGNGTGLYLQGSGSAGGNPVPVLRHNRIYANSQRNLNVLQYYHLGSTDRVDARENFWGTETPAGVRATILANDLESGFPIAVDFSNFTNFDFVVVPGTHLTNTVTAVRHDPLRFRPGAGETGNVRFELLAPSSVTVRIYDEATNALTREIVTSLPAGDQVVPWDGRDGSGVYAPANAYYYRIDATDGANVGIYTTPSTMANPVTGVFGAVPNAYNVYANDFVDFQMDALNAGARPRIEVRPDGEPTFRIDGGRAYPKGVSRVVWDGRRPDGSLIGNKLAYVYVAVDSGNAIVPNSFVVEPAPTVGGVAPVVEVKADPYRVHHSYDQISRIAYRIDQPAVITLKLLPPGVADFADPSAVVLIGGELQQAQSDGVPIDHVAEWSGYDPNDPTPANVNEIRTLADGVSTFAIQAVSAVTGHSTLYRGVIDVRR; from the coding sequence ATGAGCGCTGGAACGAAGGCTCGAACGGTCGTGTGGGGGGTCCCTGTCTTCCTGCTGGGTGTTCTGTTCGGGCCGTCCGTTTCGTCGGCTGCGCTCGGAGACGTCGACGAGGACGGCTCCCTGTCGATGGCGGACGCCTTGCGCGTACAGCGCCACGTGGCAGGAGAGCTGTCCCTGAGCGCTGCAGAGGAGGCGGCCGCGGACGTCGCTCCCTGGAGCGCGGTCGACGGTCCCGCACCGGATGGGGAGGTCGATGCCGGGGACGTAGTGGTCCTGCTGCGAGCGATCTCCGGCGAGATCTCGTTGGTCCCGCCCCCGGTACTGGACGCGATCCCGTCGCCGACCACGGCCAATCCGCAGGCCGTCACCGGCTCGAGCGGCTCGGGCTACGAGGTGACGCTCTACGTCAACGGTCAGCCCCAGGCGACGACGACCGCGAGCGCTGGGACCGGCGCGTTTTCGTTCTCGGCCATCCTCGACGACGCGAACGAGATCCATGCGATCGCTTCGGATGGCGTTTCGACCAGCGACCCGTCGACCTCCCAGAACGTCGCCTACCAAAACACGACGCCCCGGATCCAGGGCGGCACCGTCGCGGCGGGGGTCCACGTCTGGACTCCGGGCAACCCTGCCACCCCGTATTCGGTGACGAGCACCCTCGTGGTTCCAACCGGGGCGACGCTGATCCTTCAGCCAGGAGTCGAGCTGCGTTTCCTCGGGTCCACGCAGACGACTGGCGCTGCGGAGCTCCTGGTCAACGGCACGCTCCGCATACAGGGGACCGCAGGCGGAGTCGTGCGCCTCGTCCCGGAAACCGCAGGGACCTTTTGGAACGGGATCCGCGTGAACGGTACCTCCGCCACGGCGACGATCGAATCGGCCTACATCGAGCGGGTATTCAACGGGATCCGGGCCGAACAGGCGTGGGTCTCGGTGCGCAACAGCGAGATCCGGAACTTCGCCGAGGGCAGCTCCTGCTCGCTGTGTGTCGGCATTCGCTTCGACAATGCGCCGGGCGAGGCGGTAGGGAACCTGATCCACCGGGATCCTCCCACGCGGCGTGGGTCCGCCATCCATGTCGACGAGGCATCGCCGCTCCTGCAGGGCAACATCATTCGCCGGGCCGACGAGGGCATGCGAATCGTCGGGCCGCTCGTGGCGCCGGCGGCGACTCCCTCGGTGCTCGGCAACCTCATCGAGGACAACAACCGAGGAATCCAGATCGAGCGCCTTGCCAGTCCAACCATCAGCGGCGTCAACGTCATTCGCAGCAACACTGGGACCGGGATCAACGTCCAGGCGTCCAGCCGTGAACCGATGCCGGTGATCAACGGCAACGACATCTACGCCAACGGCCCAGCCGGCGTCCAGCAGAACCTGGCCTTCAGTGGCTACGTGGACGCGTCGGACCTGGTGGTTAACGCCGAAGGCAACTGGTGGGGATTCGCGAGCGCCTGGGAGATCTCGCGTCGGGTCTGGGATTTCAAGGTCGACGATAGCTACCTCGACCGGCCTCATGCCGACGTGGTGCCGTTCCTCGACGGTCCAGTGGCCGCGGGCGGAGGCCCGGTTGCAGGGTCCTTCCTGCACGGGCCGGTGACCCAGACCCTGACGACCCTGTCTCCCGGCACGGTGTACGACGTCGTCGGCTCGATCGTCGTGCCGGAGGGCAAGACGCTCAGCATTCCGCAGAACGTGACGCTCCGCATCGCCTGGGATGCAGAGATCCTCGTCGACGGACTGTTGAGCGTGGCGGGGGCGCCGGGGTCACGAGTCGTGCTGACTTCTCTCTCGCCGTCGGCGCCCTCGCTCGCCGACTACTGGGACGGGCTCGTCGTCCGCTCGAGCCCGTCCCTTTCGATCGATCAGGCCAGGATCCTCTACGCGAACCAGCCCATTTTCGCGACCAACACCCCGGTAACGGTTCGGGACAGCGAGATCACCTACTTCAATGCCGGTGGAATCCGGGTCGTCGACGGCACCGCGACGATCACGGGGAACCTGATCGATCGCGAGAGCTCCACGAGCGGTCACGTAGTCCGCCTCGAGGATACGGGTGGAACGATCAGCGGGAATACGATCAGTCAGGGAAGCTTCGGGATCTACCTGATCCATGGATCGAGTCCGCTGATCGAGAACAACACGATCACGGGCAATGGGACGGGTTTGTATCTCCAGGGGAGCGGCTCGGCGGGGGGCAACCCCGTTCCGGTGCTCCGCCACAATCGAATCTACGCGAACTCGCAACGCAACCTGAACGTCCTGCAGTACTACCACCTGGGTTCGACGGACCGGGTGGACGCCCGAGAAAACTTCTGGGGCACGGAGACTCCTGCTGGAGTCCGGGCAACGATCCTCGCCAATGACTTGGAAAGCGGTTTTCCGATCGCAGTGGATTTCTCGAACTTCACCAACTTCGATTTCGTGGTGGTCCCCGGGACCCATCTCACCAACACCGTGACGGCCGTGCGCCACGATCCATTGCGATTCCGCCCGGGCGCCGGCGAGACCGGCAACGTCCGCTTCGAGCTCTTGGCACCCTCGTCAGTGACCGTACGAATCTACGACGAGGCGACGAACGCCCTGACGCGTGAGATCGTCACGAGTCTGCCGGCGGGCGATCAGGTCGTGCCCTGGGATGGGCGTGATGGCTCCGGCGTCTACGCACCGGCCAACGCCTACTACTACCGCATCGATGCGACCGATGGCGCGAATGTCGGCATCTACACCACGCCGTCGACCATGGCCAACCCGGTGACCGGTGTGTTCGGCGCCGTGCCGAACGCGTACAACGTCTACGCGAACGACTTCGTGGACTTCCAGATGGACGCGCTGAACGCGGGAGCACGCCCGCGGATCGAGGTGAGGCCGGACGGGGAGCCGACGTTCCGGATCGACGGCGGGCGAGCCTACCCGAAGGGCGTCTCGAGGGTCGTCTGGGACGGACGTCGCCCGGACGGCTCGCTGATCGGCAACAAATTGGCCTACGTGTACGTCGCGGTCGATTCCGGGAACGCGATCGTCCCCAACAGCTTCGTGGTCGAGCCCGCGCCGACCGTGGGAGGCGTCGCGCCGGTCGTCGAGGTGAAGGCGGACCCCTATCGCGTCCATCACAGCTACGACCAGATCTCCCGCATCGCCTACCGCATCGATCAGCCAGCCGTGATCACGCTCAAGCTGCTGCCGCCGGGGGTCGCCGACTTCGCGGATCCGAGCGCGGTGGTGTTGATCGGAGGCGAGCTCCAGCAGGCGCAGAGCGACGGGGTGCCGATCGACCACGTCGCCGAATGGAGCGGCTACGACCCGAACGATCCGACGCCGGCGAACGTCAACGAGATCCGCACGCTCGCGGACGGAGTTTCCACCTTTGCGATCCAGGCCGTCAGCGCCGTGACCGGTCACAGCACGCTCTATCGCGGCGTGATCGACGTGCGGCGGTGA
- a CDS encoding ABC transporter substrate-binding protein, translating to MRRVLLPAVAAAVLLGASVLARAAVAPAEEEARRFVQQTIDDVLGVLHDSSLTLDQKKDRVEAIAYERFDFELICRFVLARNWNTMSEQQQHDFVDAFKKHLSATYRDTLDSFSDEKILVDGSQPEARGDVTVKTIVRQGSGDTRVDYRLRKTDAGWRGIDVIIEGVSLVQNFRTQCQEIISAEGADALIQKLRDKQIQLDPKVEKG from the coding sequence ATGCGCCGTGTCCTGCTTCCCGCCGTCGCCGCCGCCGTCCTGCTCGGCGCATCGGTGCTCGCCCGGGCCGCCGTGGCGCCGGCCGAGGAGGAGGCGCGCCGCTTCGTCCAGCAGACCATCGACGACGTGCTGGGCGTGCTCCACGACTCGTCCCTGACGCTCGACCAGAAGAAGGACCGCGTGGAGGCGATCGCCTACGAGCGCTTCGACTTCGAGCTGATCTGCCGCTTCGTCCTGGCCCGGAACTGGAACACGATGAGCGAGCAGCAGCAGCACGATTTCGTCGACGCCTTCAAGAAGCACCTCTCCGCCACCTATCGCGACACCCTCGACAGCTTCAGCGACGAGAAGATCCTCGTCGACGGCTCGCAGCCCGAGGCGCGCGGCGACGTCACCGTGAAGACGATCGTCCGCCAGGGCAGCGGCGATACCCGGGTCGACTACCGCCTGCGCAAGACCGACGCCGGCTGGCGCGGCATCGACGTCATCATCGAGGGCGTCTCGCTGGTCCAGAACTTCCGCACCCAGTGCCAGGAGATCATCAGCGCCGAGGGGGCCGACGCGCTGATCCAGAAGCTCCGCGACAAGCAGATCCAGCTCGATCCCAAGGTCGAGAAGGGCTGA